The following coding sequences lie in one Pseudoalteromonas sp. Scap06 genomic window:
- a CDS encoding TonB-dependent receptor domain-containing protein, with the protein MYALKNKSILSMAVAMAVSTSAYANDNVIEEVTVTAKPTSYANNVIEPAMLEQQSSVSSVLSVIDNLPGISINEGDAFGGDDWSTTITMRGFSIDSNQQQLGMTIDGIPNGGSNYGGGAKANRYLDSENLVTVEVGQGTSDIKSASLEALGGTFNFVSKAPSFEKSTTFAYTSGSHDASRYYVKHETGTIFDNTQAYVSYSQTDTSRWIGSGSNGGKDNQHAEAKFVTTLDELTITGRLSYDDVSETNYNSVSLAQFEQTPDWDQLTWNWTGVPHFDQMFAEGWGTLRENTLGYLKFEYAISPISLLTVSPYYHKNSGRGDWIPPYLTSPVDENGNPTTEGGTNAGSYGFTDSNGNPLAPNAGCTVSLNWPWESGPELNPSCYDADATPVMSYRHTHYNKDRLGVTANYQASIGMHDIEAGFWYEQSDRDESRDWHKVIDARIYHHFDNTPYWTQYKNTFETDTLKWYAQDSMAFGDLTLNLGVKKYLVDIEKYDHYQNAITAKVNSDSDLLFSGGILYQLNSNTELFTSYSENFAAIKDGVLERDSSDLSAIKPETAENIDLGVRYQNNALKLTATAYSIEFDNRITFIAPGSDTGGIDYTIGTNGSYLNVGGIESTGLELSASYMLNNEWNVYSSYTNNSSEYKGDAPGFEAGGKVIDSVDDLFVLSTDYYSGDFRFGLSAKYTGERGDVDSYTVVDLNAGYTAEVNAGPFKAVDIAFVVYNITDESYLAGGTGNGSTYFIGAPRTAAVTLTATF; encoded by the coding sequence TTCAGCTTATGCTAACGATAACGTGATAGAAGAAGTAACCGTTACTGCAAAACCAACCAGTTATGCAAACAACGTTATTGAACCTGCCATGCTTGAGCAACAAAGCTCGGTATCGAGTGTGTTATCGGTAATTGATAACTTGCCAGGTATTAGCATAAACGAAGGCGACGCATTTGGCGGCGACGATTGGTCAACAACTATTACCATGCGTGGTTTTAGTATTGACTCAAACCAACAGCAATTAGGTATGACGATAGACGGCATTCCTAATGGCGGCTCTAATTATGGCGGTGGTGCTAAAGCGAATCGTTACCTAGATAGCGAAAATCTTGTCACCGTGGAAGTAGGTCAGGGCACCTCAGATATTAAATCTGCCTCGTTAGAGGCGCTAGGCGGTACTTTTAACTTTGTAAGTAAAGCGCCTAGCTTTGAAAAAAGCACCACTTTTGCATACACCTCAGGCAGCCATGACGCAAGTCGCTATTACGTTAAACACGAAACAGGCACCATTTTTGATAATACTCAAGCGTATGTGAGTTATTCGCAAACCGATACTAGCCGTTGGATTGGCTCGGGCAGCAATGGCGGGAAAGATAACCAACACGCTGAAGCGAAATTTGTCACCACCCTTGATGAGTTAACTATTACAGGGCGTTTATCGTACGACGATGTAAGCGAAACCAACTACAATAGCGTGAGCTTGGCACAATTTGAACAAACTCCAGATTGGGATCAACTAACATGGAACTGGACAGGCGTTCCTCACTTTGACCAAATGTTTGCAGAAGGTTGGGGCACGCTGCGTGAAAACACTCTAGGGTATTTAAAGTTTGAATACGCGATTTCACCCATCTCATTGTTAACCGTTAGCCCGTATTACCATAAAAACTCAGGCCGAGGTGATTGGATCCCTCCTTATTTAACGTCTCCTGTAGATGAAAATGGTAACCCAACCACGGAAGGTGGTACAAACGCAGGCTCTTATGGCTTTACAGATAGTAATGGCAACCCACTTGCTCCCAACGCAGGTTGCACGGTTAGCTTAAATTGGCCGTGGGAGTCAGGCCCTGAGCTCAACCCTTCATGTTACGACGCTGATGCCACGCCTGTTATGTCTTATCGTCATACACATTATAATAAAGATCGTTTAGGGGTAACTGCTAATTATCAAGCAAGCATTGGCATGCACGATATTGAAGCCGGTTTTTGGTATGAGCAAAGCGACCGTGATGAGTCACGAGATTGGCATAAAGTTATAGATGCGCGTATTTATCATCATTTTGATAACACCCCTTATTGGACGCAATATAAAAACACCTTTGAGACCGATACGCTCAAATGGTACGCCCAAGACTCAATGGCATTTGGCGACTTAACCCTTAATCTAGGGGTGAAAAAGTACTTAGTAGACATAGAAAAGTATGACCATTATCAAAACGCCATCACAGCTAAAGTAAACAGTGATTCAGACCTTCTATTTAGTGGCGGCATTTTGTATCAGCTAAATAGTAATACTGAGTTATTTACCAGCTATAGCGAAAACTTTGCCGCCATTAAAGATGGTGTGCTTGAGCGCGACAGCTCTGACTTATCAGCTATTAAGCCAGAAACCGCTGAAAATATTGATCTAGGTGTACGCTATCAAAATAATGCACTTAAGCTAACGGCAACGGCCTATTCAATTGAATTTGATAACCGTATTACCTTTATCGCACCAGGCAGCGACACGGGGGGTATTGATTACACCATAGGTACTAACGGCTCGTACCTAAATGTGGGCGGTATTGAATCGACAGGTTTAGAGCTGTCAGCAAGTTATATGCTTAATAATGAGTGGAATGTATATAGCTCATACACCAATAATAGCTCTGAATACAAAGGCGATGCGCCAGGCTTTGAAGCAGGAGGCAAAGTAATTGATTCAGTAGATGATTTATTTGTGCTTTCAACCGATTATTACAGCGGTGATTTCCGCTTTGGTTTATCGGCTAAATACACTGGCGAGCGTGGCGATGTAGATAGCTACACCGTGGTTGATTTAAACGCAGGTTATACAGCCGAAGTTAACGCAGGCCCGTTTAAAGCCGTTGATATTGCTTTTGTGGTTTACAACATTACTGATGAAAGCTACCTAGCGGGCGGCACAGGCAATGGAAGCACTTACTTTATTGGCGCCCCACGCACAGCAGCCGTGACGTTAACGGCCACGTTTTAA
- a CDS encoding alkaline phosphatase family protein has product MQTIVTILIIGLVLLNSQAVLAAPQNVVLVTLDGVRWQEVFNGADSKLINNKDFVKQPALLKSQFWHESVQQRQQLLMPFLTQTIAKQGVIIGDRAKGSTMSVSNPWYFSYPGYNEILTGEVDENINSNDKVFNPNKTILERLNAQPEFKNSTALFGSWDVFPYIVNTQRSKVQVNAGFMPVADDLFADAALLNALQTEIPSPWHNVRLDSFTYRFAKAYMLAKKPRLLVISLGETDDFAHDSHYDAYLKSAKQSDAFLKDLWQTIQSTAGYKNNTTLIVTTDHGRGSYANDWQHHSSKRALANSEQGKKAFPEGIIGSEHIWLAAIGPAIKNNGLIKTKNELKQAQVAATVLKALGQNPHIINPNMAPAINEILK; this is encoded by the coding sequence ATGCAAACAATAGTAACAATACTAATAATCGGTTTGGTTTTACTTAACAGTCAGGCGGTTTTGGCAGCACCGCAAAATGTGGTGTTGGTAACTTTAGATGGGGTTCGCTGGCAAGAAGTCTTTAATGGTGCCGATAGCAAGCTGATTAATAATAAAGATTTTGTTAAACAACCAGCGCTATTAAAGAGCCAATTTTGGCATGAAAGTGTGCAACAGCGTCAACAGTTGTTAATGCCATTTTTAACTCAAACCATTGCAAAACAAGGCGTTATTATTGGCGATAGGGCTAAAGGCTCAACTATGTCGGTGAGTAATCCGTGGTATTTTTCATACCCTGGGTATAACGAAATTCTCACTGGCGAAGTGGATGAAAATATCAACAGTAACGACAAGGTATTCAACCCAAATAAAACTATTTTAGAGCGTTTAAACGCTCAGCCTGAATTTAAAAACAGCACCGCGTTATTTGGTAGTTGGGATGTGTTTCCTTACATTGTAAATACCCAGCGCAGTAAGGTGCAGGTGAATGCGGGGTTTATGCCCGTTGCTGATGATTTATTTGCCGACGCAGCGCTACTTAATGCGCTACAAACAGAAATACCCAGCCCATGGCACAATGTACGGCTTGATAGTTTTACCTATCGATTTGCTAAAGCTTATATGCTGGCGAAAAAACCAAGATTATTGGTGATTAGCTTAGGAGAAACTGACGATTTTGCTCACGATAGCCATTACGATGCTTACTTAAAGTCGGCCAAACAAAGCGATGCATTTTTAAAAGATTTATGGCAAACCATTCAAAGCACAGCAGGTTATAAAAATAATACTACGTTAATTGTTACTACCGATCACGGCCGTGGCAGCTACGCAAACGATTGGCAACATCACAGCTCTAAACGGGCATTAGCAAATTCGGAGCAGGGTAAAAAGGCATTTCCTGAGGGAATTATTGGCTCTGAGCATATTTGGCTGGCAGCTATTGGCCCTGCAATTAAAAATAACGGCTTAATTAAAACTAAAAACGAGCTTAAACAAGCGCAAGTTGCCGCCACCGTTTTAAAAGCACTTGGGCAAAACCCACACATAATTAACCCTAATATGGCACCGGCTATTAATGAGATTTTAAAATGA
- a CDS encoding alkaline phosphatase D family protein encodes MKQLLKTVKYSALSLTIVISSVAMAAPSKILFGSCGHQDKDIPIFNAINKEQSDLFIFLGDNIYGDTNDMAVLKNKYQRLGAKPGFKALRAKTPIIAMWDDHDYGQNDAGKEYPHKEASRQIMLDFWQEPANSKRRTRADGIYTSYMYGEGEQTVQVIMPDLRFNRDTLNSVSELEYYTKRKLNNQGPYSPTEVKGASMLGEAQWQWLEQELKKPAAIKLIASSLQLLPDFTGWESWANFPEDRNRLFALIKKHQVNGVIIISGDTHWGEISRYQHNLDYPLIEMTSSGLTEKWKDVSPNQHRVGDYTHNVNYGDLSIDWQQVDPAISLKLKGIEGQVIMQSDFSLSSICPYK; translated from the coding sequence ATGAAACAGTTACTAAAAACCGTTAAGTATTCTGCACTGTCACTGACTATTGTGATTAGCAGTGTAGCAATGGCTGCGCCGTCTAAAATATTATTTGGTTCTTGCGGGCACCAAGATAAAGACATTCCTATATTTAACGCCATTAACAAAGAGCAGAGTGATTTATTTATTTTTTTAGGCGATAACATTTATGGCGATACTAACGACATGGCTGTACTTAAAAATAAATACCAACGCCTTGGGGCAAAGCCTGGCTTTAAAGCACTACGCGCAAAAACACCAATAATAGCCATGTGGGATGATCACGATTATGGTCAAAATGACGCGGGGAAAGAGTATCCGCATAAGGAAGCATCGCGACAAATCATGCTCGATTTTTGGCAAGAACCGGCAAATTCAAAACGCCGTACCCGTGCTGATGGTATTTATACCTCGTACATGTATGGCGAAGGCGAGCAAACCGTGCAGGTGATCATGCCAGATTTACGCTTTAATCGTGACACACTTAATTCTGTTAGCGAGCTTGAGTATTACACCAAGCGTAAACTAAATAACCAAGGCCCGTACAGTCCAACTGAAGTTAAAGGCGCGTCAATGCTAGGGGAGGCACAGTGGCAATGGCTTGAGCAAGAGCTGAAAAAGCCAGCGGCAATAAAGCTAATAGCGTCAAGCTTGCAGTTACTGCCAGATTTTACCGGCTGGGAGTCGTGGGCAAATTTTCCTGAGGATCGAAACCGTTTATTTGCGTTAATTAAAAAACACCAAGTAAATGGTGTGATTATTATTAGTGGCGATACTCACTGGGGCGAGATTTCAAGGTATCAACATAACCTTGATTACCCGCTTATTGAAATGACCAGCTCAGGCCTGACAGAAAAGTGGAAAGACGTTAGCCCTAACCAGCATCGTGTCGGTGATTACACGCATAATGTTAACTATGGTGATTTAAGCATAGACTGGCAACAAGTCGACCCTGCTATTTCATTAAAGCTTAAAGGCATTGAGGGTCAGGTTATTATGCAAAGTGACTTTAGTCTTTCAAGTATTTGTCCTTATAAATAG
- the recC gene encoding exodeoxyribonuclease V subunit gamma encodes MLNIIQSNRMEALQAQFHQLLKINPLQSPFDKEVVLVQSPGMSQWLKIGLSENLGVAAQVDFPLPSSFIWQLYQQLLPNVPKESAFNKPNLAWKLFAILPQCINEPLYLPLKTYLEGDIDGQKTFALCEKIADVYDQYLMYRPHWIASWDSGTDELDDVDITIAPWQPDLWRRIVKLSKQLGQSQFHRANMQGQLLSALESMDSSLLPKRISLFGISAIASSQLEVFEALSKKTEVFLFFFNPSEHYWGDIIDEKTAAKITAKYAKMPLLEAQQKKHTNPDEEYYFIGNPLLSSWGKLGRDYFEQLVQLDARWIDGFIDVFDDSLLGQVQSEIYQLAFKGESLTDNKEWFINDEGKLPITANDASITLSDCHTPLREVERLHDYLLNLFNQNSALTPKDIIVMMPDVGTYSPYIEAVFGGAQGSRFIPYALADLAIEQEKPVLSSFASLANLPFSRFGVSDILDLLQVTQIAEKFGLEAHEYEQIQYWLERVGVKWGVNAEHKSSFDLPAIELNTWQHGLNRLLLGIAMRDEQCPFNGIYSADEVEGMALDTLNKLVHFIDVLQDFKAKLTPDDTLTNKAQILNELLNTIYESESDDSWDLLVLQKVLEDIGKHHDNGDYSEAVSQRIVSYLIKQGIQEKGVGQRFLVGQVNFCTLMPMRAVPFKVVCMLGLNDADYPRTVQPIGFDLVPYSKKQKGDRSRKLDDRYLFLEALLSARDNLYMSYIGRSCFDNQPRMPSTLVSELLEYIGRSFKLSEPSDKSLPDCLISQQHLQPFNSQYYLPASAEQAGLNNHSYNPIWLPSEAIEPKAITTLDVTPPELLDLDVFIRSVCHAQESFYQQSLGLRLPQFNDIAKDEEPFSLDALRRYFYLDEILEANINDIPLSTEQILQRGELPQAHVGSLIYESMQHRVDALAGQVKQQIKAGKSEPIEVLLSLENTTIEGWLNHVYMQKQVFYRSASIKAKDLIKGFIYHLAAQSMQQEVETLLLGLDKQISFAPMSKADADLLLADWFELYKALRNKPVAFFPVSGYEYVKSGGDMAKANSKFSPQYIGRGEGENPYIRLTVQSLNDCQDEFIHWSDKLLAPLFEHAKESDYASA; translated from the coding sequence ATGCTCAATATTATTCAATCAAACCGTATGGAAGCCCTGCAAGCGCAGTTTCATCAGCTATTAAAAATAAACCCATTGCAAAGCCCATTTGATAAAGAAGTGGTGTTAGTGCAATCGCCGGGTATGTCGCAGTGGCTTAAAATCGGTTTAAGTGAAAATTTAGGCGTAGCTGCACAGGTAGACTTTCCGCTGCCGTCGAGTTTTATTTGGCAGTTGTATCAGCAATTACTGCCAAACGTGCCTAAAGAGTCGGCCTTTAACAAACCTAACCTTGCTTGGAAATTATTTGCCATTTTACCCCAGTGCATAAATGAGCCGCTGTACTTACCGCTTAAAACCTATTTAGAGGGCGATATTGACGGCCAAAAAACCTTTGCTCTATGTGAAAAAATAGCCGATGTGTACGACCAATATTTGATGTACCGCCCCCATTGGATAGCCAGTTGGGATAGTGGCACCGATGAGCTTGATGATGTTGATATAACGATTGCGCCTTGGCAACCCGATTTATGGCGTCGTATCGTCAAATTAAGCAAGCAGCTGGGGCAAAGCCAATTTCACCGTGCCAATATGCAAGGGCAGTTACTCAGTGCACTTGAGAGCATGGATAGCAGCTTATTACCAAAACGCATTAGCTTATTTGGCATATCTGCCATTGCTAGCTCGCAGCTTGAGGTGTTTGAAGCCTTAAGTAAAAAAACTGAAGTGTTTTTGTTCTTTTTTAACCCTAGCGAGCATTACTGGGGCGATATCATTGATGAAAAAACAGCCGCTAAAATCACCGCTAAATATGCCAAAATGCCGCTGCTGGAAGCGCAGCAAAAAAAGCACACCAATCCCGATGAGGAATACTATTTTATTGGTAATCCGCTGTTATCGTCGTGGGGTAAACTCGGCCGCGATTATTTTGAGCAACTAGTGCAGCTTGATGCCCGCTGGATTGATGGCTTTATAGATGTATTTGACGACAGCTTACTTGGCCAAGTGCAAAGTGAAATTTACCAACTTGCCTTTAAAGGTGAGTCGCTCACCGATAACAAAGAATGGTTTATAAACGATGAGGGCAAGCTGCCAATAACTGCAAACGATGCAAGTATTACACTTAGTGATTGCCATACACCGCTTCGAGAAGTAGAGCGTTTACACGATTACTTACTTAATTTGTTTAATCAAAACTCAGCGCTTACCCCGAAAGACATCATCGTGATGATGCCCGATGTTGGCACCTACAGCCCTTATATTGAAGCAGTTTTTGGTGGTGCACAGGGCAGCCGATTTATACCTTATGCGCTAGCTGATTTAGCCATAGAGCAAGAAAAACCTGTACTGAGTTCGTTTGCCAGTTTGGCTAACTTACCGTTTTCGCGCTTCGGCGTGTCGGATATTCTCGATTTATTACAGGTTACCCAAATTGCTGAAAAATTTGGTTTAGAAGCACATGAATATGAGCAAATTCAGTATTGGTTGGAGCGTGTTGGCGTTAAATGGGGCGTAAACGCTGAACATAAAAGTAGCTTTGACTTACCCGCAATTGAGCTTAACACTTGGCAGCATGGCTTAAACCGTTTACTACTGGGTATTGCCATGCGCGATGAACAGTGCCCATTTAATGGTATTTACAGTGCCGATGAGGTTGAGGGCATGGCGCTCGATACACTCAATAAGCTGGTACACTTTATTGATGTGCTGCAAGACTTTAAAGCTAAGCTCACCCCCGATGACACACTCACCAATAAAGCCCAAATTTTAAATGAGCTGCTCAATACTATTTATGAGAGCGAAAGTGACGACAGTTGGGATTTATTAGTGCTGCAAAAAGTACTCGAAGATATTGGTAAGCACCACGATAACGGTGATTACAGTGAGGCCGTGTCGCAGCGCATTGTTAGCTATTTAATTAAACAAGGCATACAAGAAAAAGGTGTCGGCCAACGTTTTTTAGTGGGGCAAGTGAATTTTTGTACGTTAATGCCAATGCGCGCCGTGCCGTTTAAGGTAGTGTGTATGTTAGGCTTGAACGATGCCGATTACCCACGTACCGTGCAGCCTATCGGTTTTGACTTAGTACCTTACTCTAAAAAGCAAAAAGGTGATCGTTCACGAAAACTCGATGACCGTTACCTCTTTTTAGAAGCACTTCTCAGTGCCCGAGATAATTTATATATGAGCTACATTGGTCGCTCATGTTTTGACAACCAGCCGCGCATGCCATCAACGCTTGTCAGTGAATTGTTAGAATACATAGGTCGCAGCTTCAAACTTAGCGAACCCAGTGATAAATCCTTGCCAGATTGTCTTATTAGCCAACAACATTTACAACCTTTTAATAGTCAGTATTATCTGCCAGCTAGCGCTGAACAGGCAGGGCTTAACAACCACAGCTATAACCCAATTTGGCTGCCTAGCGAGGCCATTGAGCCAAAAGCAATTACTACGCTTGATGTAACGCCTCCAGAGCTACTTGATCTTGATGTGTTTATTCGCAGTGTGTGCCATGCCCAAGAGAGCTTTTATCAGCAAAGCTTAGGGTTACGTTTGCCGCAATTTAACGATATAGCCAAAGATGAAGAACCGTTTAGCTTAGATGCGCTACGCCGTTATTTTTACCTTGATGAAATACTTGAAGCTAATATTAACGATATCCCACTAAGTACCGAACAAATACTGCAGCGCGGTGAGTTGCCGCAAGCTCATGTTGGTAGCTTAATTTATGAAAGCATGCAACATCGCGTTGATGCGCTTGCAGGGCAAGTAAAACAACAAATAAAAGCGGGTAAAAGCGAACCGATAGAAGTATTACTGTCACTTGAAAACACCACCATTGAAGGCTGGTTAAACCATGTGTATATGCAAAAACAAGTGTTTTATCGCAGTGCTAGTATTAAAGCTAAAGATTTAATTAAAGGCTTTATTTATCATCTTGCTGCACAAAGCATGCAACAAGAGGTTGAAACTTTATTACTGGGTTTAGATAAACAAATTAGCTTTGCCCCAATGAGTAAAGCCGATGCCGATTTACTGCTCGCAGATTGGTTTGAGCTTTATAAAGCATTACGCAACAAGCCCGTGGCGTTTTTTCCGGTAAGTGGTTATGAATACGTAAAAAGCGGTGGTGATATGGCAAAAGCCAACAGTAAATTTAGTCCACAGTATATTGGCCGAGGTGAAGGAGAAAACCCTTATATTCGTTTAACGGTGCAATCACTTAATGACTGCCAAGACGAATTTATACATTGGAGCGATAAGCTACTCGCCCCATTATTCGAGCACGCCAAGGAGAGTGACTATGCAAGCGCTTAA